In Chlorocebus sabaeus isolate Y175 chromosome 11, mChlSab1.0.hap1, whole genome shotgun sequence, one DNA window encodes the following:
- the LOC119623873 gene encoding large ribosomal subunit protein eL32-like translates to MAALRPLVKSKIVKKRTKKFIQHQSGRYVKIKHNWRKPRGIDNKVHRRFKGQILMPNIGYGSNKKTKHMLPSGFWKFLVHNVKELEVLPTCNKSYCAEITHNVSSKNRKAIMERAAQLAIRVTNPNARLHSEENE, encoded by the coding sequence ATGGCCGCCCTCAGACCCCTTGTGAAGTCCAAGATCGTCAAAAAAAGAACCAAGAAGTTTATCCAGCACCAGTCAGGCCGCTATGTCAAAATTAAGCATAACTGGCGGAAACCCAGAGGCATTGACAACAAGGTTCATAGACGATTCAAGGGCCAGATCTTGATGCCCAACATTGGTTATGGgagcaacaaaaaaacaaagcacatgCTGCCCAGTGGCTTCTGGAAGTTCCTGGTCCACAACGTCAAGGAGCTGGAAGTGCTGCCCACATGCAACAAATCTTACTGTGCTGAGATCACTCACAATGTTTCCTCCAAGAACCGCAAAGCCATCATGGAAAGAGCTGCCCAGCTGGCCATCAGAGTCACCAACCCCAATGCCAGGCTGCACAGTGAAGAAAATGAGTAG